ACGCCCAAAGAAGCCGAGCTGATGGATCCGCACCAGCGTTTGTTTCTGCAGACGGCTTGGAAAGCCATCGAAGATGCCGGGTATGGCGGCAGCAAGCTGGTCGGATCCAAAACAGGCGTGATTGCGAGCAGCGAAGGCACCAAACCGTTGAGCTACCAAACGATCGTCCAAGACGTCGAGCCGGAGTCGACCTACCTTTCCTATCCGGGTAATTCAGGGCCGATGACAGCCAGCCGCATTTCGTATTTATTGGATCTGCACGGGCCCTCAATGATGATCGACACGTCATGTTCTTCTTCGCTCAGCGCAATCAATGTCGCGATTCACATGCTGCGCAGCGGTCAGCTGGAGCAGGCGATTGTGGGGGCGGTTAAAATCAATATGCTCCCGATCGATATCGGAGACCGGGTGGGCATGGAATCGGCGGACGGCCGCACACGTACCTTCGCGGACGGCTCGGACGGAACTTCGGTAGGTGAAGGCGCTGCGGCCCTCATCCTGAAGCCGCTGAGCAAAGCGGTCCGGGACCGAGATCATATTTATGCGGTAATAAAAGGCTGCGCAGTGAATAATGACGGACGAGCGGTCAGCATCACGGCCCCCAACCCGGTTTCGCAGGAAGCCGTTATCGTGGAAGCGTGGAAGGATGCCGGGATCCATCCCGAGCAGCTCTCTTATATCGAGGCGCACGGAACGGCTACCCCGCTTGGCGACCCGATCGAAATATCGGGCCTTACAAATGCGTTTCGGCGTTACACCGACAAGAAACAATTTTGTGCCATCGGATCCGTGAAATCCAATTACGCCCACACGTATTGTTTGGCCGGTATTACGGGGATCATTAAAGCGGCGTTAAGTTTGCAAAATCGGCAAATTCCCGCCAGCCTGCACTTCCATAAACCGAATAACAGTATTCCGTTCGAAGAATCGCCTCTCTATATCAACGATCAATTAACGGACTGGGAGACGGACGGCTCGCCACGTCTTTGCGGCGTCAGTTCATTCGGGATGAGCGGCACCAACTGCCATGTCGTGCTGGAAGAGGCTCCGCCAAGGAAACGGGAAGAAGTCGAACGGAACGGGCCGCATTTGTTTACGCTTTCGACCAAAACGGAAACGGCTTTGCGCCGGCTGATCGAGAGCTTCATACGCGATCTTTCGGATAAGCAGAATGAACGGACGAGCCTCCGGGATATCTGTTATACGGCAAGTACGGGGAGATCGCATTATCCGTATCGCATGGCGATTCTCGCAAGCGATTTGCAGGACCTGCAGCGTAAATTACTGCATGTAGCCCGGAACGGCTGGGAAGAAACGGAACCGGAGGTTTATTATCGGCATGCGGAATCGACCTACCTTAGCGAGGAAGCGGACGAATATGTCGACCGCGCGATCAAGAACGATTCGGATCAAGAGCGCTTGCTTGGCAGGATCGCGGACTTCTATGTAAGTGGCGCCGATATTCATTGGGACAAACTTTACGGCAGGGTCCCCGCCTATAAAGTGTCGCTTCCAACGTATCCGTTCGAGCGCGTTCCGTGCTGGGTTGAGATTCCCGAAGCATCGGCAGTCCATACAGCGAGTCCGGAGCTCATTAAAGCGCTTTCGGAGGTTGCCGCTTACTTGGAAGAACAAGCAAATTTGGACGTATTCGATGAAGCGGCGAAGAGAAGAGCGGGCCACTGGCTCCGCTCACTGAAAAGTCTGATGCCGAATTCAACTGCCATACCTTCGCGAGCCGTCGAACTGACAGGCAGAGAAGATGGCGGCTATAGGTTGAAAGAGCGGGAGATCGCGGTTGTTTGGCAAAAGATATTGGGTTTGAAAGTGGTCGATATTCATAAAGATTTCTTTGATCTGGGGGGAGACTCATATACTGCGGTCCAATTCGTGTCGAAGCTCCATGAGAAATACAACGTGGCGCTCCATGATTTATTCACTTATCGGACCATCTGCCGGCTTGCCGAACATATACAGGAGCAATCGGATCCGCTCGAAGCGAAGCTGGAGCAATTCAAGCGAAGCTTACAGTCGCCGGCCGCAATATCCGATGAGTTACAGCGATTTATTGAAGTAGAAAAGCACAACTATGAGGCGAAGAACGAACGATTGGCCCGAGTCGATCTTTCCCGGGTGAAAGATTATTCGAATCTCTTATTGACGGGTGCAACCGGGTATTTGGGAATTCACCTGCTGTACGATTTGCTGAACATGTCGAGGAGTCATCTTCATGTCGTTGTCAGAGGAAGATCGCAAGCGGAGGCCGAAGCGAGGCTGGCGGATAAATGGGCTTATTATTTCGGTTTTCCTTCCTTCGACCGTAATCGTGTTACTGTCGTGAACGGCGATCTGACCCGTGACGAGTTCGGCTTGCGGCGCGAGAGCTATGATTCGCTCGCTCAAACCGTAGATGGCATCATTCATTCGGCGGCCAACGTGAAGCATT
This genomic window from Paenibacillus humicola contains:
- a CDS encoding beta-ketoacyl synthase N-terminal-like domain-containing protein, whose translation is MAKLLKFDKRSTATETSAITVHEESMKEIAIIGMAMYYPKAENQHEFWSHLVHEIDCSGAFPEARREQIEAYLRFKHALNDKISYFRGSYLDTIDEFDYSFFGITPKEAELMDPHQRLFLQTAWKAIEDAGYGGSKLVGSKTGVIASSEGTKPLSYQTIVQDVEPESTYLSYPGNSGPMTASRISYLLDLHGPSMMIDTSCSSSLSAINVAIHMLRSGQLEQAIVGAVKINMLPIDIGDRVGMESADGRTRTFADGSDGTSVGEGAAALILKPLSKAVRDRDHIYAVIKGCAVNNDGRAVSITAPNPVSQEAVIVEAWKDAGIHPEQLSYIEAHGTATPLGDPIEISGLTNAFRRYTDKKQFCAIGSVKSNYAHTYCLAGITGIIKAALSLQNRQIPASLHFHKPNNSIPFEESPLYINDQLTDWETDGSPRLCGVSSFGMSGTNCHVVLEEAPPRKREEVERNGPHLFTLSTKTETALRRLIESFIRDLSDKQNERTSLRDICYTASTGRSHYPYRMAILASDLQDLQRKLLHVARNGWEETEPEVYYRHAESTYLSEEADEYVDRAIKNDSDQERLLGRIADFYVSGADIHWDKLYGRVPAYKVSLPTYPFERVPCWVEIPEASAVHTASPELIKALSEVAAYLEEQANLDVFDEAAKRRAGHWLRSLKSLMPNSTAIPSRAVELTGREDGGYRLKEREIAVVWQKILGLKVVDIHKDFFDLGGDSYTAVQFVSKLHEKYNVALHDLFTYRTICRLAEHIQEQSDPLEAKLEQFKRSLQSPAAISDELQRFIEVEKHNYEAKNERLARVDLSRVKDYSNLLLTGATGYLGIHLLYDLLNMSRSHLHVVVRGRSQAEAEARLADKWAYYFGFPSFDRNRVTVVNGDLTRDEFGLRRESYDSLAQTVDGIIHSAANVKHFGNYAEFEALNVEGTERIIRFAHDQRPKDIHFISTTAVTKGKVKDRPCVVFTEYDHDIGQQIGHPYGESKFEAEKRIVNARNQGLNCNIYRIGNIMCHSETGKFQENIEDNGLYTIFRSMIKMNLFPDRRDGEIDFSFVDYISRSICLLFNRADLTNETYHLMNRDKTSYRELGEAAIASGLPVKVTPLDSFIDFISAHYSDEHVGPHIQHLLLHLGYFEELADEDRTYAVMLSSKTDWLLKQFGLVWKKPNEAQLKKVLDHCAEVQFI